From a region of the Thermosipho melanesiensis BI429 genome:
- a CDS encoding segregation and condensation protein A, with protein sequence MELIFKFEEFEGPLDLIIFLVQKKKLSVREIPISQLADEFYEYIKKMKEFNLKLTSEFIATAAYLMELKSKSLLPRSNEDSEFQKKKEKFYSQVEQYAKIKEFTEKVKSVEKLSPKKVPISVKAIFPKINEKKLKKLITSILKEVELKQKIYKIKREEISLETIMSQILTTAEEDIITILKNSKSKYEVILKFLAILELIKMNKIVLEENLKIRRIKNG encoded by the coding sequence ATGGAGTTAATCTTCAAATTTGAAGAGTTTGAAGGTCCATTAGATTTGATTATTTTTCTTGTACAAAAGAAAAAGCTTAGCGTTAGGGAAATTCCTATTTCCCAGCTTGCCGATGAATTTTATGAATATATAAAAAAAATGAAAGAATTTAACTTAAAACTAACATCTGAATTCATTGCAACAGCTGCATATCTAATGGAATTAAAATCAAAAAGTTTATTGCCTAGAAGCAATGAAGACAGTGAGTTTCAAAAAAAGAAAGAAAAATTTTATTCTCAGGTAGAGCAATACGCAAAAATAAAAGAATTTACGGAAAAGGTAAAATCAGTTGAAAAATTAAGTCCAAAAAAAGTTCCCATATCAGTCAAAGCTATATTTCCAAAAATCAACGAAAAAAAATTAAAAAAACTAATAACAAGTATATTAAAAGAAGTGGAGTTAAAACAAAAAATTTACAAAATAAAAAGAGAAGAAATATCACTTGAAACTATTATGAGCCAAATTTTAACCACAGCAGAAGAAGATATAATAACTATATTAAAAAACTCAAAAAGTAAATATGAAGTGATATTAAAATTTTTAGCAATTTTGGAATTAATAAAAATGAATAAGATAGTTTTGGAAGAAAACCTTAAAATAAGGAGAATAAAAAATGGATAG
- a CDS encoding CBS domain-containing protein codes for MNVKKWILTHFPTLKRENTVGDALRKMREFSCDYSIVLDENDKFEGVIYKSSIRDSQFDEKIEMYVTFPDFYVVEDSNVEEAALMLIENKDQILPVVNNNAEVIGVLTVQEVLEAFTELSAMDERGTRIILELEDKPGELKKMIDVLANNKMNILSILTLKENNKRQVSIKIQCDDPETVANLLEIYNIKYLSIIEEEGF; via the coding sequence ATGAATGTGAAAAAATGGATACTTACACATTTTCCAACGTTAAAAAGAGAGAATACAGTTGGAGATGCATTAAGAAAAATGAGAGAATTTTCTTGTGATTACAGTATAGTCTTAGATGAAAATGACAAATTTGAAGGTGTAATTTACAAATCTAGTATTAGAGATTCACAATTTGATGAAAAAATAGAAATGTATGTTACGTTCCCAGACTTTTACGTTGTAGAAGATTCAAATGTTGAAGAAGCGGCACTAATGTTAATTGAAAACAAAGATCAAATATTGCCCGTTGTTAACAATAACGCCGAAGTAATTGGAGTACTAACGGTGCAAGAGGTCTTAGAAGCTTTCACTGAACTTTCAGCAATGGATGAACGTGGAACACGAATCATTTTAGAATTAGAAGATAAACCAGGTGAACTTAAGAAAATGATCGATGTACTTGCAAATAATAAAATGAACATATTATCCATTCTTACATTAAAAGAAAATAATAAAAGACAGGTTTCAATAAAAATACAATGTGATGATCCAGAAACAGTTGCAAACTTACTTGAAATATACAATATTAAGTATCTTTCAATAATTGAAGAAGAAGGGTTTTAA
- the coaBC gene encoding bifunctional phosphopantothenoylcysteine decarboxylase/phosphopantothenate--cysteine ligase CoaBC, with protein MHILLGVSSGIAIYKTVDLVSKLRKENFEIDVIMTKNAAKLLSPTVFSAVGNCNVYTDIFNVSGGYITHTELSKKTNLFLLAPATANTIAKISNGFADNLLTTTVLAIPNSTPKALVPTMNTRMYENKITIENIEKLKRFGWYIIEPDVGHLACGDIGKGRYPENTKIIETIKLILEEKKLKGKKVLVTAGPTYEQIDPIRYITNHSSGKMGYAFAKVAKRMGAYVTLISGPTNIKPPYFIDNFIKVTSANEMYNEIIKRYHDFDIIVMSAAVADFTPKKKEKNKIKKSNKDLLTLELERTKDILKEISKKKSKDQIIIGFAAETQNIIEYGKEKLEKKGVDCIIANNALKVMGNENAEAFLITKKQTLTFEGSKEKIAKEVLSFISSNNI; from the coding sequence GTGCATATACTCTTAGGCGTATCAAGCGGAATAGCAATATATAAAACCGTAGATTTAGTAAGTAAACTAAGAAAAGAAAACTTTGAAATAGACGTAATAATGACTAAAAATGCAGCAAAACTGTTATCTCCAACTGTGTTCTCAGCAGTAGGAAATTGTAACGTTTACACCGATATTTTCAATGTAAGTGGAGGATATATTACACACACTGAACTTTCTAAAAAGACAAATTTGTTTTTACTCGCACCTGCTACCGCAAATACCATTGCTAAAATTTCAAATGGATTTGCCGATAATCTTTTAACTACAACTGTACTTGCCATTCCCAATTCTACTCCTAAAGCATTAGTTCCAACAATGAATACAAGAATGTATGAAAATAAAATTACAATAGAAAATATAGAAAAGTTAAAAAGATTTGGATGGTATATAATAGAACCTGATGTTGGCCATCTTGCATGCGGAGATATTGGAAAAGGTAGATATCCAGAAAATACCAAAATTATTGAGACTATAAAATTAATACTTGAAGAAAAAAAATTAAAAGGAAAAAAAGTGCTAGTAACTGCTGGACCTACTTATGAGCAAATTGATCCAATAAGGTATATTACAAACCATTCAAGCGGAAAAATGGGATATGCTTTTGCAAAAGTTGCAAAAAGAATGGGAGCGTATGTAACACTTATCTCAGGCCCAACAAATATCAAACCGCCATATTTTATTGACAACTTTATTAAAGTAACTTCCGCAAATGAAATGTACAACGAAATAATTAAAAGATACCATGATTTTGATATTATCGTAATGAGTGCAGCTGTAGCAGATTTTACTCCCAAGAAAAAAGAAAAGAACAAAATAAAAAAATCCAATAAGGATTTATTAACATTAGAACTTGAAAGAACAAAAGACATTTTAAAAGAAATCTCAAAGAAAAAGTCCAAAGATCAGATAATTATTGGATTTGCGGCTGAAACACAAAATATAATTGAATACGGAAAAGAAAAATTAGAAAAAAAAGGAGTTGACTGTATAATTGCAAACAACGCCTTAAAGGTAATGGGTAATGAAAATGCCGAAGCATTTCTCATAACAAAAAAACAAACACTTACGTTTGAAGGGAGTAAAGAAAAAATTGCAAAAGAAGTACTTAGTTTTATTTCTTCTAATAATATTTAG
- the panB gene encoding 3-methyl-2-oxobutanoate hydroxymethyltransferase yields the protein MTIQKFLAMKGKEKIVMVTAYDTPTAKIAEEAGVDIILIGDSIGNNVLGYDSTIPVTMEEIIIHLKAVRRGAPNSFIVADMPFLSYGHSIEEAVKNAGILIKNGANAVKIEGGKFHCNLIEKCINIGIPVMGHLGFTPQSINIFGGYKVQGKKEDSKKTILESAIALEQCGVFSIVLEMVTEELAKEITEKISIPTIGIGAGRYCDGQVLVFHDIVGLNPNFKPKFSKQYANTYSIMLNALKEFKKDVKEKNFPKERHTFKGGK from the coding sequence ATGACAATACAAAAATTTTTAGCTATGAAAGGAAAAGAAAAAATAGTAATGGTAACAGCTTACGATACACCCACAGCAAAAATAGCAGAAGAAGCTGGCGTAGATATAATCCTGATAGGAGATTCAATTGGAAATAATGTACTTGGATATGATTCAACAATCCCAGTAACAATGGAGGAAATAATAATTCATCTTAAAGCGGTAAGACGTGGCGCACCAAATTCTTTTATAGTCGCAGATATGCCATTTCTATCGTACGGACATAGTATAGAAGAAGCTGTTAAAAACGCAGGTATATTAATTAAAAATGGTGCAAATGCTGTAAAAATAGAAGGAGGAAAATTCCATTGCAATTTAATTGAAAAATGTATCAACATTGGCATTCCAGTTATGGGACATCTTGGATTTACCCCTCAATCAATAAACATATTTGGTGGATACAAAGTTCAAGGAAAAAAAGAAGATTCAAAAAAAACGATTCTTGAAAGTGCCATTGCCTTAGAACAATGTGGAGTTTTTTCCATTGTTCTTGAAATGGTTACAGAAGAATTAGCAAAAGAAATTACTGAAAAAATTTCAATTCCAACAATTGGAATTGGTGCTGGAAGATATTGCGATGGACAAGTATTGGTTTTCCACGACATAGTAGGGTTAAATCCAAACTTTAAACCTAAATTTTCAAAACAATACGCAAATACATACTCAATAATGTTAAACGCGCTAAAAGAATTTAAAAAAGATGTAAAAGAAAAAAACTTTCCTAAAGAAAGGCATACATTTAAAGGAGGAAAATAA
- a CDS encoding MBL fold metallo-hydrolase → MIKNINNKIYVIENDLAANSTLILGKKGNILVDTSLFPKKAEKIKEFSKDISGKDITLVINTHYHPDHTFGNIVFDCPIVANRLTREFMKKMDVDYFKHLNMENVEIKLPNVIFENYFEYEDGIKLVIYNGPGHTLDSSYIYIESEDILIAGDTIVTGIHPEIVPDSNLDLWLNTLENMPKSLNIVPGHGAISNEIEIENMIDYLKKIKQLKEGSISPNKIENDPNFKDRKHPELFKWSLENLIPS, encoded by the coding sequence ATGATTAAAAACATCAACAATAAAATATATGTTATTGAAAATGATCTTGCAGCAAATAGCACACTGATACTAGGCAAAAAAGGAAATATATTAGTTGATACTTCATTGTTTCCAAAAAAAGCGGAAAAGATAAAGGAATTTTCCAAAGATATTTCAGGAAAGGACATTACATTAGTAATAAACACACATTATCACCCTGATCATACATTTGGAAATATAGTATTTGATTGTCCTATAGTTGCAAATAGATTAACACGAGAATTTATGAAAAAAATGGATGTGGACTATTTCAAACATTTAAATATGGAAAACGTAGAAATAAAGCTGCCAAATGTAATATTTGAAAACTACTTTGAATATGAAGATGGGATAAAATTGGTAATATACAATGGACCTGGTCATACCCTTGACTCATCATATATATATATTGAATCTGAAGATATATTAATCGCCGGTGATACAATAGTAACAGGTATTCATCCGGAAATAGTCCCTGACAGCAATTTAGATTTATGGCTCAACACCCTTGAAAACATGCCAAAATCTTTGAACATAGTACCCGGTCATGGTGCAATAAGTAATGAAATAGAAATAGAAAATATGATTGATTATCTTAAAAAGATCAAACAATTAAAAGAAGGAAGTATAAGCCCAAATAAAATTGAAAATGACCCTAACTTTAAAGATAGAAAACACCCAGAATTGTTTAAATGGAGTTTAGAGAACCTTATCCCCTCTTAA
- a CDS encoding polysaccharide pyruvyl transferase family protein, with the protein MKNKILLVGYYGFGNFGDELMRRSIKNFLKERNYEVYELLPKENLDARSYNRFNFFSVISAILKSDIVVCGGGGILQDKTSLKSFLYYYSIFKLSLILKKPVLFFGNSFGPLNYYVSRVLIKGLLRSGKLYVFARDPVSYKFSSCFNANTHLGTDPGILGLEDKVVTFEKKVVIIPRKLKSYVPILFDLKRNGVEEVVYLPFAPEDINLSKKLSSFSIKGLKVRFSDDINEILSASAVISERFHGSLVSAFYGKPFISVNDEKFRRFFSRYDDRDYYAKDLFQASLKLKKLNVPQVRADMIKDCKDMYEKFEKLLLNVIR; encoded by the coding sequence TTGAAGAATAAAATTTTACTTGTGGGATATTATGGATTTGGAAATTTTGGTGATGAGTTAATGAGAAGAAGTATTAAAAATTTTTTGAAAGAAAGAAACTATGAAGTTTATGAATTGTTGCCTAAAGAAAATCTTGATGCGAGAAGTTATAACAGATTTAATTTTTTTTCCGTTATTTCTGCTATTTTAAAATCTGATATTGTGGTTTGTGGGGGTGGCGGGATTCTTCAAGATAAAACCAGTCTAAAGAGTTTTTTATATTATTATTCCATTTTTAAACTATCGTTGATTTTAAAAAAACCTGTTTTATTTTTTGGAAATAGTTTTGGTCCATTAAATTATTATGTTTCTAGGGTTTTAATAAAAGGTTTGTTAAGAAGTGGGAAATTGTATGTTTTTGCGAGAGATCCTGTTTCGTATAAGTTTTCAAGCTGCTTCAATGCGAACACCCATCTTGGTACTGATCCAGGGATTTTGGGTTTAGAAGATAAGGTTGTAACATTTGAAAAGAAAGTGGTGATTATTCCAAGAAAGTTGAAAAGTTATGTACCAATATTGTTTGATTTAAAAAGAAATGGTGTAGAGGAAGTGGTATATTTACCATTTGCACCTGAAGATATAAATCTTTCAAAAAAACTTTCAAGTTTTTCCATAAAAGGACTTAAGGTGAGGTTTTCAGATGATATAAACGAGATATTGAGTGCTAGTGCGGTAATTTCAGAGAGATTTCATGGTTCTCTTGTTTCTGCATTTTATGGGAAGCCTTTTATATCAGTAAATGACGAGAAATTTAGGAGATTTTTTTCAAGATATGATGATAGAGATTATTACGCAAAAGATCTGTTTCAAGCGAGTTTGAAGTTAAAAAAGTTAAATGTTCCACAGGTTAGAGCCGATATGATAAAGGATTGTAAAGATATGTACGAAAAATTTGAGAAATTACTGTTAAATGTTATACGGTAA
- a CDS encoding ABC transporter ATP-binding protein, with protein sequence MKKILEVKNLSFDYENFNLKNINLTIEKGKFIGIIGPNGSGKSTTLKLVTKLLKPKSGKILLFGKNLENCTRTYIASKISFVRQEFNPVFEFKVKDIIELGALHRKKSFFTSIENQQKIKNCLDMVELSGYEDRYFSTLSGGEQRRVLIARSLYQETPIIIVDELAAHLDISHAVQIVEILKKLTKKGKSILSAFHNINIASKYCDYIYALKDGQILFEGAPKDVITIENIKKLYNKDFHIINHPKYNYPIVTV encoded by the coding sequence ATGAAAAAAATTCTTGAGGTTAAAAACCTTTCTTTTGATTATGAAAATTTTAATTTGAAGAATATAAACCTTACAATCGAAAAAGGAAAATTCATCGGTATTATTGGTCCTAATGGTAGTGGAAAATCAACTACCTTGAAATTAGTTACCAAACTTTTAAAGCCCAAATCAGGGAAAATATTATTGTTTGGAAAAAATCTAGAAAATTGTACAAGAACATACATTGCATCAAAAATATCTTTTGTAAGGCAAGAATTCAATCCTGTATTTGAATTTAAAGTTAAGGATATTATAGAACTTGGTGCTCTCCATAGAAAAAAAAGTTTCTTTACTTCAATAGAAAATCAGCAAAAAATAAAAAACTGTTTGGATATGGTTGAACTTTCAGGATATGAAGATAGATATTTCTCAACATTAAGCGGTGGTGAGCAAAGAAGAGTCCTAATTGCCAGAAGTTTGTATCAGGAAACTCCAATTATAATAGTCGATGAATTGGCAGCACATTTAGACATATCTCACGCCGTCCAAATTGTTGAGATTTTAAAAAAACTCACAAAAAAGGGGAAAAGCATTCTATCAGCTTTCCATAACATAAATATAGCATCAAAATACTGTGATTATATATACGCCCTAAAAGACGGTCAAATATTATTTGAAGGCGCTCCAAAAGATGTTATAACAATAGAAAATATCAAAAAATTGTATAACAAAGATTTTCACATAATAAACCATCCTAAATATAATTATCCCATTGTTACCGTATAA
- a CDS encoding transglycosylase SLT domain-containing protein — MKKCYFLFFLIISSLIFALPGEWFRDFVRDYRSAYDLPTDDELLLKIENAILDASKETGLDPLLITSVIIVESEFRNVIGMYGELGMMQIKPETADFVANYYNLEKPKEGWTRILWDFKLNIKIGSYYLKYLYDKFGSIQKAVKHYNGGIYKEVYAEKILKKYNQMLKVASTYEKNS, encoded by the coding sequence ATGAAAAAATGTTATTTCTTATTTTTTTTGATAATCAGTTCACTCATTTTTGCGCTTCCTGGTGAATGGTTTAGAGATTTTGTAAGAGATTATAGAAGCGCTTATGATTTACCGACAGATGATGAATTACTATTAAAAATTGAAAATGCAATTCTCGATGCTTCCAAAGAAACAGGTTTAGATCCTTTACTAATAACATCTGTCATAATCGTCGAAAGTGAATTTAGAAATGTTATTGGAATGTATGGTGAACTTGGAATGATGCAGATAAAACCTGAAACTGCAGATTTCGTTGCAAACTATTATAACTTAGAAAAACCAAAGGAGGGTTGGACAAGAATTCTTTGGGATTTTAAATTAAACATAAAGATAGGAAGTTATTACCTAAAATATCTTTATGATAAATTCGGAAGTATTCAAAAAGCAGTAAAACACTACAACGGCGGAATATACAAAGAAGTATACGCAGAAAAAATACTGAAAAAATACAATCAAATGCTTAAGGTGGCAAGTACTTATGAAAAAAATTCTTGA
- a CDS encoding divergent PAP2 family protein yields the protein MGLLTNNALITAFFGFLTAQFLKVIIYKDIKSFGRYGGMPSAHVATVSALAWKVARITGYNSTETAIAAIFLAIVASDAVGLRRKVDPNSGHTFTEALAGFLLGTLIAFIIPK from the coding sequence ATGGGATTATTGACAAATAACGCTTTAATTACAGCGTTTTTTGGTTTTTTAACAGCTCAATTTTTAAAAGTTATCATATACAAAGATATAAAAAGTTTTGGAAGATACGGCGGTATGCCAAGTGCACATGTTGCAACAGTCTCAGCACTTGCTTGGAAAGTTGCAAGGATTACTGGTTACAATTCAACCGAAACTGCTATTGCAGCCATTTTTTTGGCAATAGTTGCTTCAGATGCCGTAGGATTAAGAAGAAAAGTGGATCCCAACAGTGGTCATACTTTCACAGAAGCTTTAGCTGGTTTTTTACTTGGAACATTAATTGCGTTTATAATTCCAAAATAG
- a CDS encoding ATP-binding protein encodes MDFISLTFLSKSENIKIARSIIQNFLSQKNLNEQDIFDTELAVNEAIANVIEHTYNFEKDKIIKMTLKWIEPNTLEVYLRDFGPKVDPSNVKPRKLEEIRPGGLGVYIIKKVFNVMEFRNVENGNLLFLSKEYEI; translated from the coding sequence ATGGACTTTATTTCATTAACATTTTTATCGAAAAGTGAAAACATAAAAATAGCCCGAAGCATTATACAAAACTTTTTATCTCAAAAAAACTTAAATGAACAAGATATTTTTGACACAGAACTTGCCGTTAACGAAGCAATAGCTAACGTTATAGAACATACATATAATTTTGAAAAAGATAAAATAATAAAGATGACGTTAAAATGGATTGAACCAAATACTCTAGAGGTATATTTAAGAGATTTTGGTCCAAAGGTTGATCCCAGTAATGTAAAACCTAGAAAGTTAGAAGAAATAAGACCTGGTGGGTTAGGTGTATATATAATAAAAAAAGTTTTTAATGTTATGGAATTTAGGAATGTAGAAAATGGTAATTTATTATTCTTATCAAAAGAATACGAAATTTAG
- a CDS encoding epoxyqueuosine reductase QueH, with the protein MLLHVCCAPDLVAAYFHLKDKIKYIYFYNPNIHPKGEYIKRLNEVKKLAKLWNLKMIESKYNPDEFFQYVKGLENLGENSARCDKCIYLRLLNTANTAKKHNFTSFATTLTGSRKKILEKINNIGKIVGEEEKVKYVETHFRKGIESHLAARFIKENKIYRQNYCGCIFSKIENEEKIKKLKEKAKEKLKEMGLEYLQPFPETFKITKSSPKEIIENLKEVLKLTRPKLLYIDTYVMKKFNLKEGWNRLGNYNQKIKLIKESL; encoded by the coding sequence ATGCTTTTACATGTATGTTGCGCACCTGACCTTGTTGCAGCATACTTTCATCTAAAAGATAAAATTAAATATATATATTTTTACAACCCAAACATACATCCAAAAGGAGAATATATAAAAAGATTAAATGAAGTAAAAAAATTAGCAAAACTCTGGAATTTGAAAATGATAGAAAGTAAATACAATCCAGATGAATTTTTTCAATATGTTAAGGGTTTAGAAAATTTGGGGGAGAATTCGGCACGGTGTGATAAATGCATTTATCTTAGATTGCTAAACACCGCAAACACAGCAAAAAAACATAATTTTACATCATTTGCCACAACTTTAACAGGTTCGAGAAAAAAAATTTTGGAAAAAATAAATAATATTGGTAAAATAGTAGGGGAAGAAGAAAAAGTTAAATACGTTGAAACACATTTTAGAAAAGGTATAGAATCTCACCTTGCTGCAAGATTTATAAAAGAAAATAAAATATACAGACAAAACTATTGTGGATGTATATTTTCAAAAATTGAAAATGAAGAAAAAATAAAAAAACTTAAAGAAAAGGCAAAAGAAAAACTTAAAGAAATGGGTTTAGAGTATCTACAACCATTTCCCGAAACCTTTAAGATAACTAAAAGCTCTCCCAAAGAAATTATTGAAAATTTAAAAGAGGTTCTAAAACTAACAAGACCTAAGCTTCTATATATAGATACATACGTAATGAAAAAATTTAATCTAAAAGAAGGGTGGAACAGATTGGGAAATTACAATCAAAAAATAAAGTTAATAAAGGAGAGTCTATAA
- the dtd gene encoding D-aminoacyl-tRNA deacylase — translation MRAVVQRVNSANVDVNGKIIGKIKKGLLVLLGVGKNDTESDAEYLVNKILNLRIFDDNKGKMNLSLLDIKGDILIVSQFTLYGDCRRGRRPSYSDSASPEKAKKLYEYFVEKIRKEYNIKVETGEFGAYMKVNLENDGPVTLLLDSKKVF, via the coding sequence ATGAGGGCAGTCGTTCAAAGGGTAAATAGTGCAAATGTAGATGTAAATGGAAAAATTATTGGAAAAATAAAAAAGGGATTGCTCGTGTTGCTTGGTGTTGGAAAAAACGACACTGAAAGTGATGCTGAATACTTAGTTAATAAAATCTTAAATCTTAGAATCTTTGATGATAATAAAGGAAAAATGAATCTATCACTTTTAGATATTAAAGGCGATATTTTAATAGTTTCACAATTTACGCTTTACGGAGACTGTAGAAGAGGCAGAAGGCCTTCATACTCTGATTCTGCTTCCCCTGAAAAAGCAAAAAAACTTTACGAATATTTTGTTGAAAAAATAAGAAAAGAATATAACATTAAAGTTGAAACAGGAGAGTTTGGTGCATATATGAAAGTAAATCTTGAAAATGATGGACCAGTAACTTTACTTTTGGATTCAAAGAAGGTGTTCTAA
- a CDS encoding RelA/SpoT family protein: MINIEEFINNLETILKKELNESEIKLLEKAIKIAEFAHEGFYRKSGEPFITHPLEVSKILASLNLDLETIITGILHDVVEDSEGKVTLEDIEKNFGKEIALIVDGVTKVSKINAPVGNIEQKKKSETIQKMLFAMAEDVRVIFVKLADRLHNMRTIHFVKDPKKRKYKALETLEVYAPIAHKLGIHIIKWELEDLSFKVLYPKEYYKIKELVAEKKKEREERTNEYVNQLRLALKEHNISAKVEGRYKHYYSIWKKMKEKKKKFEEIYDLIGIRAIVNDVNSCYSAIGVVHQIWVPLPGRFKDYIAAPKSNGYKSIHTTVITQYGEPLEIQIRDVQMHNEAEYGLIAHWIYKEKNVNLKQKWLIQLLDWRKELLQGSTNLSELKNELQLDEVFVLTPKGEIIHMPIGSTVIDFAYAIHTEIGHHFSGAKVNGKIVPIDYKLKNGDVVEILVNKASKGPSLSWIKHAKSPRTKAKIRRFFREKEKEKLIESGKDVIRKLAKRLNLSIEKFFELEKIQNFLKSHNLTIEELYSRIGEGSITFTDLLSIIEKKQEKQEKKSRKKSSNLKNVVVIDGITNLDVHIAKCCMPVPGDEIVGVSSRRGITVHRINCKNIRNIDEDRIFQARWAKNDENGFTTMLEIEFDKNDRLPEIMNLLISNKINVTSFKLTESKNWNTVFANITIVVKSLSEIHNIKKELEKKAGILRVKRK; the protein is encoded by the coding sequence ATGATAAATATTGAAGAATTTATAAATAACTTGGAAACGATTCTAAAAAAAGAATTAAATGAATCAGAAATTAAGCTCCTGGAAAAAGCTATAAAAATTGCAGAATTTGCACATGAAGGTTTTTACAGAAAATCAGGTGAACCATTTATTACGCATCCACTAGAAGTTTCAAAGATTCTTGCATCTTTAAATTTAGATTTAGAAACAATTATTACCGGAATACTTCACGATGTAGTAGAAGACAGCGAAGGAAAAGTAACATTGGAAGACATTGAAAAAAATTTTGGAAAAGAAATCGCGTTAATAGTAGACGGTGTAACAAAAGTAAGCAAAATAAACGCCCCAGTTGGGAACATAGAACAAAAGAAAAAAAGTGAAACTATTCAAAAAATGTTATTCGCAATGGCTGAAGACGTTAGAGTAATATTCGTTAAACTTGCAGATAGATTACACAACATGCGAACTATACATTTTGTAAAAGATCCCAAGAAAAGAAAGTACAAAGCCCTCGAAACACTCGAAGTTTATGCACCCATAGCTCATAAACTTGGAATTCATATCATAAAATGGGAACTTGAAGACTTATCATTTAAAGTTTTATATCCAAAAGAATACTACAAAATAAAAGAATTAGTTGCAGAAAAGAAAAAAGAAAGAGAAGAAAGAACAAATGAATATGTTAATCAACTAAGACTTGCACTAAAAGAACATAACATATCCGCAAAAGTCGAAGGAAGGTATAAGCATTACTATAGTATTTGGAAAAAAATGAAAGAAAAAAAGAAAAAATTTGAAGAAATTTACGACCTCATTGGCATACGTGCTATCGTAAATGATGTTAATTCCTGTTATTCTGCTATTGGAGTAGTTCATCAAATATGGGTACCTCTTCCTGGAAGATTCAAAGATTATATAGCCGCTCCAAAATCTAACGGATACAAATCAATACACACAACTGTAATAACCCAATACGGTGAACCACTTGAAATTCAAATTAGAGATGTACAAATGCACAATGAGGCCGAATACGGACTTATAGCTCATTGGATATATAAAGAAAAAAACGTTAATTTAAAGCAAAAGTGGTTAATACAGCTACTTGATTGGCGAAAGGAACTTTTACAGGGAAGTACAAATTTATCTGAATTAAAAAATGAACTTCAACTTGATGAAGTATTTGTTCTCACACCTAAAGGAGAAATAATACATATGCCTATTGGTTCCACAGTCATTGATTTTGCATACGCAATTCACACGGAAATTGGCCATCACTTTTCAGGTGCAAAAGTAAATGGAAAAATAGTACCAATAGATTATAAACTAAAAAACGGAGATGTAGTTGAAATACTTGTAAACAAAGCAAGTAAAGGACCAAGCTTAAGTTGGATAAAGCATGCAAAAAGCCCAAGGACAAAAGCTAAAATAAGAAGGTTTTTTAGAGAAAAAGAAAAAGAAAAATTAATTGAGTCTGGAAAAGATGTAATTAGAAAACTCGCAAAAAGATTAAATCTTTCAATAGAAAAATTCTTTGAACTTGAAAAAATTCAAAATTTTTTAAAAAGTCACAATTTAACTATTGAAGAATTATATTCTAGAATCGGTGAAGGAAGTATCACCTTTACCGATCTTCTTTCGATTATTGAAAAAAAACAAGAAAAACAAGAAAAAAAATCAAGAAAAAAATCATCAAATTTAAAAAATGTTGTAGTAATTGATGGAATAACAAATTTAGATGTTCACATCGCAAAATGTTGTATGCCAGTTCCAGGAGATGAAATTGTAGGGGTCTCAAGTAGACGTGGTATAACTGTTCACAGAATAAATTGTAAAAATATTAGAAACATAGATGAAGATAGAATATTCCAAGCTAGATGGGCAAAAAACGATGAAAATGGGTTTACAACTATGTTAGAAATTGAGTTTGATAAAAATGATAGACTTCCAGAAATAATGAATTTATTAATATCTAACAAAATAAACGTTACAAGTTTCAAACTCACTGAATCAAAAAATTGGAATACGGTATTTGCAAATATAACAATTGTGGTAAAATCATTAAGTGAAATTCATAATATAAAAAAAGAGTTGGAAAAAAAGGCTGGAATATTGAGGGTGAAAAGAAAATGA